A portion of the Stella humosa genome contains these proteins:
- a CDS encoding ribose-phosphate pyrophosphokinase: protein MKILTGNSNRPLAEAIAAYLNIPLTKASVRRFSDMEVFVEIQENVRGEDVFIIQSTSYPTNDNLMELLVTLDALKRGSVRRSTAVIPYYGYARQDRKSGPRTPISAKLVANLITVAGADRVLTVDLHAGQIQGFFDIPTDNLFAAPVFVDDIKRQYGGESLVIVSPDVGGVVRARLIARRLGADLAIVDKRRERAGVSEVMNIIGDVAGQRCILVDDIVDSAGTLCNAAEALMEAGAAAVSAYVTHGVLSGGAVARVTASPLQELVMTDSIQGTEAVRVARNIRQLSIAPLMAEAVRRISEERSVSSLFD, encoded by the coding sequence ATGAAGATCCTTACCGGCAACAGCAACCGGCCGCTTGCCGAGGCGATCGCCGCCTATCTGAACATCCCCCTGACGAAGGCGAGCGTACGCCGCTTCTCGGACATGGAAGTGTTCGTCGAGATCCAGGAGAACGTGCGCGGCGAGGATGTGTTCATCATCCAGTCGACCTCCTACCCGACGAACGACAACCTGATGGAACTGCTGGTCACGCTCGACGCGCTGAAGCGCGGATCGGTGCGTCGCTCGACCGCGGTCATCCCTTATTATGGCTATGCCCGCCAGGACCGGAAGTCCGGCCCGCGCACGCCGATCTCGGCCAAGCTGGTCGCCAACCTGATCACGGTGGCCGGCGCCGACCGGGTGCTGACGGTCGACCTGCATGCCGGGCAGATCCAGGGCTTCTTCGACATCCCGACCGACAACCTGTTCGCCGCCCCCGTCTTCGTCGACGACATCAAGCGGCAATATGGCGGCGAGAGCCTGGTGATAGTGTCGCCCGACGTCGGCGGCGTGGTCCGTGCCCGCCTGATCGCGCGGCGCCTGGGTGCGGACCTCGCCATCGTCGACAAGCGGCGCGAGCGCGCCGGCGTGTCGGAGGTGATGAACATCATCGGCGACGTGGCCGGGCAGCGTTGCATCCTGGTGGACGACATCGTCGATTCCGCCGGCACGCTGTGCAATGCGGCCGAGGCGCTGATGGAAGCGGGTGCGGCGGCCGTGTCGGCCTATGTCACCCATGGCGTGCTGTCGGGTGGTGCGGTCGCCCGCGTCACCGCCTCTCCCTTGCAGGAGCTGGTGATGACCGACAGCATCCAGGGGACCGAGGCGGTGCGCGTGGCGCGCAACATCCGCCAGCTTTCGATCGCGCCGTTGATGGCCGAGGCCGTCCGGCGGATCAGCGAGGAACGTTCGGTTTCGAGCCTGTTCGACTAG
- the pth gene encoding aminoacyl-tRNA hydrolase, translating into MRIVAGLGNPGSRYAGNRHNIGFMALSAIARRWRFGPWREKFHGQVADGLIGDEKIVALAPLTYMNESGQAIAAAMRFYKLTPGDVIVIHDELELAPGKMRVKTGGGAAGHNGLKSIDAHIGPDYHRVRLGIGHPGVKHLVHNYVLQDFPKADEPWVEKLVDAVAEAMPALVAGDANGFMNKVTLTINPPPPRRAPETAAPEK; encoded by the coding sequence ATGCGCATCGTCGCCGGGCTCGGCAATCCCGGTTCCCGCTACGCGGGCAACCGGCACAATATCGGCTTCATGGCGCTGTCGGCGATCGCCCGCCGTTGGCGCTTCGGGCCGTGGCGCGAGAAGTTCCATGGCCAGGTGGCAGACGGGCTGATCGGCGACGAGAAGATCGTGGCGCTCGCGCCCCTGACCTACATGAACGAGTCGGGCCAGGCGATCGCGGCCGCCATGCGCTTCTACAAGCTGACGCCGGGCGACGTGATCGTCATCCATGACGAGCTGGAGCTGGCGCCGGGCAAGATGCGGGTGAAAACCGGGGGCGGTGCCGCCGGCCATAACGGGCTGAAGAGCATCGACGCCCATATCGGCCCCGACTATCACCGCGTCCGGCTCGGCATCGGCCATCCGGGCGTGAAGCACTTGGTCCACAACTACGTGCTGCAGGATTTCCCGAAGGCGGACGAGCCCTGGGTCGAAAAGCTGGTGGACGCCGTCGCCGAGGCGATGCCGGCCCTGGTGGCGGGCGACGCCAATGGTTTCATGAACAAGGTCACGCTGACGATCAACCCGCCGCCGCCCAGGCGCGCGCCGGAGACCGCGGCGCCGGAGAAGTGA
- the ychF gene encoding redox-regulated ATPase YchF — translation MGFKCGIVGLPNVGKSTLFNALTATAAAEAANYPFCTIEPNVGRVAVPDTRLEQCAVLAKSAKLVPTQLEFVDIAGLVRGASRGEGLGNQFLGHIREVDAIVHVLRCFEDGNITHVEGRIDPVGDAETVETELLLSDLESVERRIANHQKKAKGGDKEAKAALAVLEPVLEALREGKAARTVDLGPGTAALLRPHQLLSAKPVLYVCNVEEASAATGNAFSERVAVMAKAAGARMVVISAAIEAEVAQLESPEDKKEFLDSLGLEETGLARIIRTGHDLLGLITYFTIGPKEAHAWTIAVGTKAPQAAGTIHSDFERGFIAAETVGCADFIALGGESAAKEAGRMRLEGREYVVQDGDIMNFRFNV, via the coding sequence TTGGGCTTCAAATGCGGCATCGTCGGCCTGCCCAACGTCGGCAAGTCGACCCTCTTCAACGCCCTGACCGCGACCGCCGCGGCTGAGGCGGCGAACTATCCCTTCTGCACGATCGAGCCGAATGTCGGCCGTGTCGCCGTGCCCGATACCCGGCTGGAGCAGTGCGCGGTGCTGGCCAAGTCGGCCAAGCTGGTGCCGACGCAGCTCGAGTTCGTGGACATCGCCGGCCTGGTGCGGGGCGCCAGCCGGGGCGAGGGCCTGGGCAACCAGTTCCTTGGCCACATCCGCGAGGTGGACGCCATCGTCCATGTCCTGCGCTGCTTCGAGGACGGCAACATCACCCATGTCGAGGGCCGGATCGACCCGGTCGGCGACGCCGAGACGGTGGAGACCGAGTTGCTGCTGTCCGACCTGGAGTCGGTGGAGCGCCGCATCGCCAACCACCAGAAGAAGGCCAAGGGCGGCGACAAGGAAGCCAAGGCGGCACTGGCCGTCCTGGAGCCGGTACTGGAGGCGCTGCGCGAAGGCAAGGCCGCCCGTACCGTCGACCTCGGCCCCGGCACGGCCGCCCTGCTGCGCCCGCACCAGCTCCTGTCGGCCAAGCCCGTGCTCTATGTCTGCAACGTCGAGGAAGCGTCGGCCGCCACGGGGAACGCCTTCTCCGAGCGCGTCGCCGTCATGGCCAAGGCGGCCGGTGCCCGGATGGTGGTGATCTCGGCCGCGATCGAGGCCGAGGTGGCCCAGCTCGAGAGCCCCGAGGACAAGAAGGAATTCCTCGACTCGCTGGGGCTGGAGGAGACGGGCCTCGCCCGCATCATCCGCACCGGCCACGACCTGCTGGGCCTCATCACCTATTTCACGATCGGCCCCAAGGAGGCCCACGCCTGGACGATCGCGGTCGGCACCAAGGCGCCCCAGGCGGCCGGCACCATCCACAGCGACTTCGAGCGCGGGTTCATCGCGGCCGAGACCGTCGGCTGCGCCGACTTCATCGCGTTGGGCGGCGAATCCGCCGCCAAGGAAGCCGGCCGGATGCGCCTGGAAGGCCGCGAGTATGTCGTCCAGGACGGCGACATCATGAACTTCCGGTTCAACGTCTAG
- a CDS encoding 50S ribosomal protein L25/general stress protein Ctc, producing MQEITTIAAQRRERAGKGAARATRRDGSIPGVVYGDKQEPSIISLDPRMIEREMGRAGFFARIYDLDVGGEKQRVLARDVQLHPVTDRPLHIDFLRVGAHTRIRVFVPVNFIGQDRSPGLKKGGVLNIVRHEIELYCAADGIPDILTVDLSGTEIHDSIHISHVTLPEGARPVIVDRDFTIASVAAPTVAVAEEPAAAAAAPAAAAKAAPAAKAPAKKK from the coding sequence ATGCAGGAAATCACCACGATCGCTGCCCAGCGTCGGGAGCGGGCCGGAAAGGGGGCCGCCCGCGCCACCCGTCGCGATGGCAGCATCCCCGGTGTCGTCTATGGCGACAAGCAGGAACCGTCGATCATCTCGCTCGACCCCCGCATGATCGAGCGGGAAATGGGCCGCGCCGGCTTCTTCGCCCGCATCTATGACCTGGATGTCGGCGGCGAGAAGCAGCGCGTCCTGGCGCGCGACGTGCAGCTCCACCCGGTCACCGACCGGCCGCTGCATATCGACTTCCTGCGCGTGGGCGCACACACGCGCATTCGCGTCTTCGTGCCGGTGAACTTCATCGGCCAGGACCGGTCGCCCGGCCTGAAGAAGGGTGGCGTGCTCAACATCGTTCGCCATGAGATCGAGCTCTACTGCGCCGCCGACGGCATCCCGGACATCCTGACGGTCGACCTGTCGGGCACCGAGATCCATGATTCGATCCATATCAGCCACGTTACCCTGCCCGAGGGTGCACGGCCGGTGATCGTCGATCGCGACTTCACCATCGCCAGCGTGGCGGCCCCCACGGTGGCGGTGGCCGAGGAGCCGGCGGCGGCGGCGGCGGCCCCGGCAGCAGCGGCCAAGGCGGCCCCGGCAGCCAAGGCGCCGGCGAAGAAGAAGTAG
- a CDS encoding ferritin-like domain-containing protein translates to MKHWTLDDIPWDRFDPALVDPELVKVAKAAAMVEHNGSDYTAYLCNVFHDDPEFQEVARVWGREEVQHGRALGEWARMADPDWDFEAAFKRFTDGYRLPIESTESVRGTRSGELVARCIVETGTSSFYSALGEACTEPVLKEICRRIAADEFRHYRMFYGHMKRYLERERISTLRRFAVAFLRVRETEGDDELAYAYWAANDGVGPYDRKRCIAAYTGRAYRSYRPTHVDRATAMIFKAVGLKPNGWLNRAASRGVWMMLQSRVRKLDRAAA, encoded by the coding sequence ATGAAGCATTGGACCCTGGACGACATCCCGTGGGATCGTTTCGATCCCGCGCTGGTCGATCCCGAACTGGTCAAGGTGGCCAAGGCCGCCGCCATGGTCGAGCATAACGGCAGCGACTACACCGCCTATCTCTGCAACGTCTTCCACGACGATCCGGAGTTCCAGGAGGTCGCGCGCGTCTGGGGCCGTGAAGAGGTCCAGCATGGCCGGGCGCTGGGCGAATGGGCCCGCATGGCCGACCCCGACTGGGACTTCGAGGCGGCCTTCAAGCGCTTCACCGACGGCTATCGCCTGCCGATCGAATCGACCGAATCGGTCCGCGGGACGCGCTCGGGCGAACTGGTCGCGCGCTGCATCGTCGAGACCGGCACCAGTTCCTTCTACAGCGCGCTGGGCGAGGCCTGCACCGAGCCGGTGCTGAAGGAAATCTGCCGGCGCATCGCCGCCGACGAGTTCCGCCATTACCGCATGTTCTACGGCCACATGAAGCGCTACCTGGAGCGGGAGCGGATCTCGACCCTGCGCCGCTTCGCGGTCGCCTTCCTGCGCGTGCGCGAGACCGAGGGCGACGACGAACTGGCCTATGCCTATTGGGCGGCCAATGACGGGGTCGGCCCCTACGACCGCAAGCGCTGCATCGCGGCCTATACCGGCCGGGCCTACCGCTCCTATCGCCCGACCCATGTCGACCGGGCGACGGCGATGATCTTCAAGGCGGTGGGGCTGAAGCCGAACGGCTGGCTGAACCGGGCGGCCTCCCGCGGGGTCTGGATGATGCTCCAGAGCCGCGTGCGCAAGCTGGACCGGGCGGCCGCCTGA
- the atpD gene encoding F0F1 ATP synthase subunit beta — translation MAAAQAEIGNNIGTITQVIGAVVDVKFDGDLPAILSALHVEHAGKRLVLEVAQHLGEHTVRTVAMDTTDGLVRGQQAVATGAPITVPVGPETLGRIINVVGEPIDERGPVNAKMSSPIHRDAPPFIEQSTEAQILVTGIKVVDLLAPYAKGGKIGLFGGAGVGKTVLIMELINNVAKAHGGYSVFAGVGERTREGNDLYHEMMESGVIKVDGPGSKAALVYGQMNEPPGARARVGLTGLTLAEYFRDVEGQDVLFFVDNIFRFTQAGSEVSALLGRIPSAVGYQPTLSTDMGALQERITSTKKGSITSVQAIYVPADDLTDPAPATSFAHLDATTVLSRQIAELGIYPAVDPLDSTSRMLDPRIVGEDHYKVARDVQRVLQTYKALQDIIAILGMDELSEEDRLTVSRARKIQRFMSQPFFVAEVFTGTPGKLVGLEDTIKGFKGIVSGDYDDLPEAAFYMVGSIDEAVEKARRMAAEAA, via the coding sequence ATGGCCGCTGCGCAGGCTGAGATCGGGAACAACATTGGCACCATCACGCAGGTGATCGGTGCCGTCGTGGACGTGAAGTTCGACGGCGACCTGCCGGCGATCCTGAGCGCGCTGCATGTCGAGCATGCGGGCAAGCGCCTCGTGCTCGAGGTGGCGCAGCATCTGGGCGAGCACACGGTGCGCACGGTCGCCATGGACACCACCGACGGCCTCGTCCGCGGCCAGCAGGCGGTGGCCACCGGCGCGCCGATCACCGTGCCGGTCGGTCCGGAGACGCTGGGCCGCATCATCAACGTGGTCGGCGAGCCGATCGACGAGCGCGGGCCGGTCAACGCCAAGATGTCGTCGCCGATCCATCGCGACGCGCCGCCCTTCATCGAGCAGTCGACCGAAGCGCAGATCCTGGTCACGGGCATCAAGGTCGTCGACCTGCTGGCGCCCTACGCCAAGGGCGGCAAGATCGGCCTGTTCGGCGGCGCCGGCGTCGGCAAGACGGTGTTGATCATGGAGCTGATCAACAACGTCGCGAAGGCGCATGGCGGCTATTCGGTGTTCGCCGGCGTCGGCGAGCGCACCCGCGAAGGCAACGACCTCTATCACGAGATGATGGAATCGGGCGTCATCAAGGTCGACGGCCCCGGCTCCAAGGCCGCCCTGGTGTACGGCCAGATGAACGAGCCGCCGGGCGCGCGTGCCCGCGTCGGCCTGACCGGGCTGACGCTGGCGGAATACTTCCGCGACGTCGAAGGGCAGGACGTGTTGTTCTTCGTCGACAACATCTTCCGCTTCACCCAGGCGGGCTCGGAAGTGTCGGCGCTGCTGGGCCGCATTCCCTCGGCGGTGGGCTATCAGCCGACCCTGTCGACGGACATGGGCGCCCTGCAGGAGCGCATCACCTCGACCAAGAAGGGCTCGATCACCTCGGTGCAGGCCATCTACGTGCCGGCCGACGACTTGACCGATCCCGCGCCCGCGACCTCGTTCGCCCATCTCGACGCCACGACCGTGCTGTCGCGGCAGATCGCCGAGCTTGGCATCTATCCCGCGGTCGATCCGCTCGACTCGACCTCGCGCATGCTCGATCCGCGGATCGTCGGCGAGGACCACTACAAGGTCGCCCGCGACGTGCAGCGCGTGCTGCAGACCTACAAGGCCCTGCAGGACATCATCGCCATCCTGGGCATGGACGAGCTGTCGGAAGAAGACCGCCTGACCGTGTCGCGCGCCCGCAAGATCCAGCGCTTCATGTCCCAGCCCTTCTTCGTGGCCGAGGTCTTCACCGGCACGCCCGGCAAGCTGGTCGGCCTGGAAGACACCATCAAGGGCTTCAAGGGCATCGTCTCGGGCGACTATGACGACCTGCCGGAAGCGGCGTTCTACATGGTCGGCTCGATCGACGAGGCGGTCGAGAAGGCCCGCCGCATGGCGGCCGAGGCGGCCTGA
- a CDS encoding class I SAM-dependent methyltransferase, which translates to MTLEQRIAARIRAGGPITVAAFMATALQDPDGGYYRGTDPLGRGGDFTTAPEISQMFGEMIGLWCADGWRADGAPDPFDLVELGPGRGTLMADALRAAAALPAFGQAMRLHLVESSPALRQRQAALLAGARPTWHDRADPLPAGPRWVVANEFLDALPVHQLVRTASGWRERGVGLDGDGNLTFVDDLPVPDALMPAQDQPVGTVVERRPEAEALVADLARAILTHGGRAIFIDYGYAAGHGDTLQAVREHGRVSVLDAPGQVDLSAHVAFADLAAAVVATGGQAWGPVPQGRFLQSLGILARAERLAARRPDARATIAAALHRLIGAGAMGTLFKVFAITRPGGPPPAGFTAADAAPPDAHRGAAA; encoded by the coding sequence GTGACGCTGGAGCAACGCATCGCCGCCCGCATCCGGGCGGGCGGCCCGATCACCGTCGCGGCCTTCATGGCAACCGCCCTCCAGGACCCGGACGGCGGCTACTATCGCGGCACCGACCCGCTCGGCCGCGGCGGCGACTTCACCACCGCGCCCGAGATCAGCCAGATGTTCGGCGAGATGATCGGGCTGTGGTGCGCCGACGGCTGGCGGGCGGACGGCGCGCCCGATCCGTTCGACCTGGTCGAGCTGGGCCCCGGCCGCGGCACGCTGATGGCCGACGCCCTGCGGGCGGCGGCCGCCCTGCCCGCCTTCGGCCAGGCGATGCGCCTGCACCTGGTCGAATCGAGCCCGGCCCTACGGCAACGCCAGGCAGCCCTGCTGGCCGGCGCCCGCCCCACCTGGCACGACCGGGCCGACCCGTTACCGGCCGGGCCGCGCTGGGTCGTCGCCAACGAGTTCCTGGACGCACTGCCGGTCCACCAGCTCGTGCGGACCGCCTCCGGCTGGCGCGAACGCGGCGTCGGGCTGGACGGCGACGGAAATCTCACCTTCGTCGACGACCTGCCGGTGCCGGACGCGCTGATGCCGGCCCAGGACCAGCCGGTCGGCACGGTCGTCGAGCGTCGGCCCGAGGCGGAAGCGCTGGTGGCCGACCTGGCGCGCGCCATCCTGACCCATGGCGGCCGGGCGATCTTCATCGATTATGGCTATGCCGCCGGCCATGGCGATACGCTGCAGGCAGTGCGCGAGCATGGCCGGGTGTCGGTGCTGGACGCGCCGGGCCAGGTCGACCTCAGCGCCCATGTCGCGTTTGCCGACCTGGCCGCGGCCGTAGTGGCGACCGGCGGACAGGCTTGGGGTCCGGTGCCGCAGGGGCGGTTCCTGCAATCGCTCGGCATCCTCGCCCGCGCCGAACGGCTGGCGGCACGCCGGCCCGATGCCCGCGCGACCATCGCCGCCGCACTGCACCGCTTGATCGGCGCGGGCGCCATGGGCACCTTGTTCAAGGTATTCGCCATCACCCGGCCGGGTGGCCCGCCGCCGGCCGGGTTCACCGCCGCCGACGCCGCCCCACCCGACGCCCATCGAGGAGCCGCCGCGTGA
- the atpC gene encoding ATP synthase F1 subunit epsilon — protein sequence MAETIAFELVSPERLLFARPVEMVVVPGVEGDFGVLPRHAPLIAVVRPGVIAIFEGGKVAEQIFVAGGFAEVTAERCTVLAERAVPVAEIDRAVVERKLKDDREAADTAEIEIGEAMLAALDNPSYH from the coding sequence ATGGCCGAGACGATCGCATTCGAACTCGTCTCGCCGGAACGGCTGCTGTTCGCCAGGCCGGTGGAGATGGTGGTGGTCCCGGGCGTCGAAGGCGACTTCGGCGTCCTGCCCCGCCACGCCCCGCTGATCGCCGTGGTTCGCCCCGGCGTGATCGCCATCTTCGAGGGCGGCAAGGTGGCCGAGCAGATCTTCGTTGCCGGCGGCTTCGCCGAGGTCACGGCCGAGCGCTGCACGGTCCTGGCCGAGCGTGCCGTGCCGGTGGCCGAGATCGACCGCGCGGTCGTCGAACGCAAGCTGAAGGATGACCGCGAGGCCGCCGATACCGCCGAGATCGAGATCGGCGAGGCCATGCTGGCGGCCCTGGACAACCCGTCCTACCACTGA
- the pgeF gene encoding peptidoglycan editing factor PgeF has translation MARRRPGSPPPTPPHPTPIEEPPRDYRPALAALPGIRHAFFTREGGVSEGIYAGLNCGFGSGDEEWRVAENRGRAMERLGLPASALATLHQVHSPTVVEATAGWPRGQSPRADAVVVTAPGTAAGILTADCTPVLFADAAAGVVAAAHAGWRGALEGVLGATVEAMTARGAVRGRITAAIGPCIGQPSYEVGAEFRDRFTAVDAGFDRFFAPGVRPGKFQFDLPAFAAMRLEEAGVGTVERQSWADTVPEPERFFSYRRATLRGEPDYGRALAAIALAG, from the coding sequence GTGGCCCGCCGCCGGCCGGGTTCACCGCCGCCGACGCCGCCCCACCCGACGCCCATCGAGGAGCCGCCGCGTGATTACCGCCCCGCCCTTGCCGCCCTGCCCGGCATTCGCCACGCCTTCTTCACCCGCGAAGGCGGCGTCAGCGAGGGCATCTATGCCGGGCTGAATTGCGGCTTCGGGTCGGGCGACGAGGAATGGCGCGTCGCCGAGAATCGCGGCCGGGCGATGGAGCGGCTGGGCCTGCCGGCCTCGGCGCTGGCCACCCTGCACCAGGTCCACAGCCCGACCGTGGTCGAGGCCACGGCCGGCTGGCCGCGCGGCCAGTCGCCACGCGCCGACGCCGTGGTCGTCACCGCCCCCGGCACGGCTGCCGGCATCCTGACGGCCGACTGCACCCCGGTGCTCTTCGCCGATGCCGCGGCCGGCGTGGTCGCCGCCGCCCATGCCGGCTGGCGCGGCGCGCTGGAAGGCGTGCTGGGCGCGACGGTCGAAGCAATGACGGCCAGGGGTGCCGTCCGCGGCCGGATCACAGCCGCCATCGGCCCCTGTATCGGCCAGCCCTCCTACGAGGTGGGGGCGGAGTTCCGCGACCGCTTCACCGCCGTCGATGCCGGCTTCGACCGCTTCTTCGCGCCCGGCGTCCGGCCGGGCAAGTTCCAGTTCGACCTGCCGGCCTTCGCCGCGATGCGCCTGGAGGAGGCCGGCGTCGGCACGGTCGAGCGCCAGTCCTGGGCCGACACGGTGCCGGAGCCCGAGCGCTTCTTCAGCTATCGGCGGGCCACGCTGCGGGGCGAGCCGGACTATGGCCGTGCGCTGGCGGCGATCGCGCTCGCCGGCTGA
- a CDS encoding biotin transporter BioY, with the protein MHSASNTRHAWSTAAWLQRRSPTARTVAVLAGTLVLALASQIAVPMVPVPVTMQTLAVTLVGALYGWRLGAVTVLLWLAQAAAGLPVLAGGAGGLPHFMGPTAGYLLAFPLAAALTGWLAGRGWAGRRVVLAFLSMLAGNALCLALGAAWLAQSIGPSKAIAFGVLPFVVGAILKSALGAAILRLVAAPADDQR; encoded by the coding sequence ATGCATTCCGCATCGAACACCCGGCATGCCTGGTCTACCGCCGCATGGCTCCAGCGCCGCTCGCCCACCGCCCGCACCGTGGCCGTGCTGGCCGGCACGCTCGTCCTGGCGCTGGCGTCCCAGATCGCGGTGCCGATGGTGCCGGTGCCCGTCACGATGCAGACGCTGGCCGTCACCCTGGTGGGCGCGCTCTATGGCTGGCGGCTGGGCGCCGTCACCGTGCTGCTGTGGCTGGCGCAGGCGGCTGCCGGGCTGCCGGTGCTGGCCGGCGGCGCCGGCGGGCTGCCGCATTTCATGGGCCCGACCGCGGGCTACCTGCTGGCCTTTCCGCTGGCCGCGGCCCTGACCGGCTGGCTGGCCGGGCGCGGATGGGCCGGACGCCGCGTCGTCCTGGCCTTCCTGTCGATGCTGGCCGGCAACGCGCTGTGCCTGGCGCTGGGCGCCGCCTGGCTGGCGCAGTCGATCGGGCCGTCGAAGGCCATCGCCTTCGGGGTGCTGCCGTTCGTCGTCGGCGCGATCCTGAAATCGGCGCTGGGCGCGGCCATCCTGCGGCTCGTCGCGGCCCCCGCCGACGACCAGCGATAG
- a CDS encoding F0F1 ATP synthase subunit gamma encodes MPSLKDLRVRINSVKSTRKITSAMKMVAAAKLRRAQEQAEAARPFAERMERMLGSLAAGVSAPTDAPAMLSGTGRDQVHLLIVATADRGLCGAFNSSIVREARRQIRSLLAQGKQVKIFCVGRKGRDQLRREYESLIVDTVTDFQRPRLTYDGAARIAQKVAALYEAGEFDVAKIIYNRFRSAIAQIVTVQQLIPFNPPAAPAGGAGAVAAVEGGAPALYEYEPGEEEILSALLPRNLAVQVYRALLENNASEHGARMTAMDNATRNASDMIGKLTLVYNRSRQASITKELIEIISGAEAL; translated from the coding sequence ATGCCCAGTCTCAAGGACCTTCGGGTTCGCATCAACAGCGTCAAGTCGACGCGCAAGATCACCTCGGCCATGAAGATGGTCGCGGCCGCGAAGCTGCGCCGCGCCCAGGAGCAGGCCGAGGCGGCCCGGCCGTTCGCCGAGCGCATGGAGCGGATGCTGGGGTCGTTGGCGGCGGGCGTTTCCGCTCCCACCGACGCGCCGGCGATGCTGTCCGGCACCGGGCGCGACCAGGTCCACCTGCTGATCGTCGCCACCGCCGACCGCGGGCTTTGCGGCGCCTTCAACTCGTCGATCGTCCGCGAGGCGCGGCGCCAGATCCGCAGCCTTCTTGCCCAGGGCAAGCAGGTGAAGATCTTCTGCGTCGGCCGCAAGGGGCGCGACCAGCTGCGGCGCGAGTACGAATCGCTCATCGTCGACACGGTCACCGACTTCCAGCGGCCGCGCCTCACCTATGACGGTGCGGCGCGGATCGCCCAGAAGGTGGCGGCGCTCTACGAGGCCGGCGAGTTCGACGTCGCCAAGATCATCTACAACCGCTTCCGCTCGGCGATCGCCCAGATCGTCACCGTGCAGCAGCTCATCCCGTTCAACCCGCCGGCCGCGCCGGCGGGCGGTGCCGGGGCGGTTGCGGCGGTCGAAGGCGGCGCACCGGCGCTCTACGAGTACGAGCCCGGCGAGGAGGAGATCCTCTCCGCGCTGCTGCCGCGCAACCTGGCGGTGCAGGTCTATCGCGCGCTGCTGGAGAACAATGCCAGCGAGCACGGCGCGCGGATGACCGCGATGGACAATGCCACGCGCAATGCCAGCGACATGATCGGCAAGCTGACGCTGGTCTATAATCGCTCGCGCCAGGCATCCATCACCAAGGAACTGATCGAGATCATTTCCGGCGCCGAGGCTCTCTAG